One segment of Thermosynechococcus sp. HN-54 DNA contains the following:
- a CDS encoding DUF499 domain-containing protein has protein sequence MNSQLADAFKLYANHVCPFVVDKLKAHYGEGRAWFEAYLQSLSERRRENVLQELEKGTLPEEVVDITHLKDVFLGQREVFRDTFKRHARVVAWVDEIVEVRNLWAHQDDIRPEDSYRTLDSIARILEIIGATEAAITVKALRDGQTRPAAPSTPTFNHLPSWWHIATPHADIRAGQFDESTFAAKLDDVVAGTAGFEYNNPQEFFRKTYLTRELRALLQDVLRRLQGKGGEAVVQLRTPFGGGKTHALIALYHLLAHRAAVNDLPVIQDLLEKNEIPTAKVAVLVGTDLSPQKHTLWGELARQLGGEDGYALVAAADRERISPSKEPLRELFRQWGPALILMDEILVYQVKAAGVRVGETTLQAQTFAFLQELSEVVGSTSDTTLVLTFPESHLEYYDQEGAAEAFARLENIFGRVQAVRVPVQGEEIYEVIRRRLFEQVDERGVEAVINRYVNLYRATKGLYEDAYRPEYHQQLRRAFPFHPELIRTLYERWGTLQGFQRTRGVLRLLARVVEENYRSPIARPLIGLGDIHFENPDLRAMVVSVLREANWEAVITSDIIGKAAQSDRDHSGEQARQRIAQTVATAIFMYSHSGGAHEGMPKPLLDLALMAPEAISRELISDALEKLRAKLFYLYEENGRFLFRAQPNLNAVLTNEMASVSEMAIREKLREYVAEVAGRGELRPIVWPYEPRDVTDDRSLKLVLYSPDPDYSGEQFRQLIQQQATGSPRLYKNTLLHLHPRRETWARVEQEARRELALEAIRANLQSTLAPSQQTELRDRLQQVKSALPNLVRASYSEFARATDAKGTFLTEPIQAYVQTSSTLVQAVVKILERDDLLPNALDPALMVQAYGLWPEEENFLPLGTLRDYFFRLPGLPMLKDQKIIAEAVIQGVRMGLFTLGLKDGERVSQIWDKDQPPSLGDIQWIDNCVLARPGVLQRPEAQEDRAKPNQGGTGQIYEPTDPTEQQTWQDAPTTGYATAIRRLRIHLEPVEMPQVPALVDLLQALKDAGGTVTLRAELVTESTTGLDKSKLALVVKELLAQHGFGYDWHEEN, from the coding sequence ATGAATAGTCAACTTGCCGATGCTTTCAAACTTTATGCCAATCATGTCTGTCCCTTTGTGGTGGACAAGCTCAAAGCCCACTATGGCGAAGGCCGCGCTTGGTTTGAAGCCTATTTGCAAAGCCTCAGTGAGCGCCGCCGCGAAAATGTTCTCCAAGAACTCGAGAAGGGCACACTTCCCGAAGAGGTGGTGGATATTACCCATCTCAAGGATGTCTTCCTTGGCCAGCGGGAGGTTTTCCGCGATACCTTTAAGCGCCATGCAAGAGTCGTGGCTTGGGTCGATGAAATTGTTGAAGTCCGTAATTTGTGGGCACATCAAGATGACATTCGGCCAGAGGATAGCTACCGCACCCTCGACTCCATTGCCCGCATTCTAGAGATCATTGGCGCGACAGAGGCAGCAATCACCGTCAAAGCCCTGCGAGATGGCCAAACCCGTCCTGCAGCGCCTTCCACTCCCACGTTTAACCATCTGCCCTCGTGGTGGCACATTGCCACACCCCATGCCGACATTCGAGCAGGGCAATTTGATGAAAGTACCTTTGCTGCCAAGCTGGATGATGTGGTGGCCGGGACGGCTGGCTTTGAGTACAACAACCCCCAAGAATTTTTCCGCAAAACCTACCTCACCCGTGAACTGCGTGCCCTGCTCCAGGATGTGCTGCGGCGACTCCAAGGCAAGGGCGGAGAGGCGGTGGTACAGCTGCGGACACCCTTTGGGGGTGGTAAAACCCATGCCCTGATTGCCCTCTATCATCTCCTTGCCCATCGAGCGGCAGTCAATGATCTACCCGTGATCCAAGATTTACTAGAAAAGAATGAGATTCCCACCGCCAAGGTAGCCGTCTTGGTGGGCACCGATCTCTCACCGCAGAAGCACACCCTCTGGGGAGAATTGGCTCGGCAATTGGGGGGTGAAGACGGGTATGCCCTTGTGGCCGCCGCCGATCGCGAGCGTATTTCCCCCAGCAAAGAACCCCTGCGAGAACTCTTCCGCCAGTGGGGCCCTGCCTTGATCCTCATGGATGAAATCTTGGTCTATCAGGTGAAGGCCGCCGGTGTGCGGGTTGGCGAAACCACCCTCCAAGCCCAAACCTTTGCCTTTTTGCAAGAACTGAGTGAGGTGGTGGGCAGTACCTCCGATACGACGTTGGTACTCACCTTCCCTGAATCCCACCTAGAGTATTACGACCAAGAGGGGGCTGCGGAGGCCTTTGCTCGCCTTGAAAATATCTTTGGCCGTGTGCAGGCGGTGCGCGTCCCTGTCCAAGGGGAAGAGATCTACGAAGTAATTCGCCGACGCCTCTTTGAGCAGGTGGATGAGAGGGGGGTAGAGGCGGTGATCAATCGCTATGTCAATCTCTACCGCGCCACCAAAGGTCTCTATGAGGATGCCTATCGCCCTGAATATCACCAGCAGTTGCGACGCGCCTTTCCCTTTCATCCCGAATTGATTCGTACCCTGTATGAACGCTGGGGCACGCTGCAGGGGTTTCAACGCACGCGGGGGGTGTTGCGCCTCTTGGCACGGGTGGTCGAGGAAAACTACCGATCGCCCATTGCTCGTCCCTTGATTGGCCTTGGCGACATTCACTTTGAAAATCCTGATTTGCGGGCGATGGTCGTCAGTGTCCTACGGGAGGCCAATTGGGAAGCGGTGATTACCAGCGACATTATCGGCAAGGCCGCCCAGAGCGATCGCGACCACAGCGGCGAACAGGCTCGCCAACGCATCGCTCAAACAGTGGCAACCGCCATTTTCATGTACAGCCACTCCGGGGGTGCCCACGAAGGGATGCCCAAACCCCTGCTTGACTTGGCCTTGATGGCACCGGAGGCCATTAGCCGCGAACTCATTAGCGATGCCCTCGAAAAACTGCGCGCCAAACTCTTTTACCTCTATGAAGAAAACGGTCGCTTCCTCTTTCGCGCCCAACCCAACCTCAACGCCGTGTTGACCAATGAAATGGCAAGTGTGTCTGAGATGGCTATTCGCGAGAAGCTGCGGGAGTATGTTGCCGAGGTTGCGGGGCGTGGAGAACTGCGCCCGATTGTTTGGCCCTATGAACCCCGTGATGTGACAGACGATCGCAGCCTCAAGCTGGTTCTTTACAGCCCAGACCCAGACTATAGTGGAGAACAGTTTCGCCAGCTCATTCAACAACAGGCCACTGGCTCGCCGCGGCTGTACAAAAACACCCTGCTGCACCTGCACCCTCGACGAGAAACTTGGGCACGGGTTGAACAGGAAGCCCGCCGTGAACTCGCCCTCGAAGCAATTCGTGCCAACCTCCAGAGCACCTTGGCGCCCTCACAGCAAACGGAATTGCGCGATCGCCTCCAACAAGTGAAATCCGCCCTGCCCAACCTTGTCCGTGCGAGCTACAGTGAGTTCGCCAGAGCCACAGATGCCAAGGGAACCTTCCTCACGGAGCCCATCCAAGCCTACGTGCAGACCTCTTCAACCCTCGTGCAGGCAGTGGTCAAGATCCTCGAGCGGGACGATTTGCTCCCCAACGCCCTTGATCCTGCCCTGATGGTACAAGCCTATGGTCTGTGGCCAGAGGAAGAGAACTTTTTGCCCCTTGGCACGCTGCGGGATTACTTTTTCCGGCTGCCCGGCCTGCCCATGCTCAAGGATCAAAAAATTATTGCCGAAGCCGTGATTCAAGGAGTGAGGATGGGGCTATTTACCCTTGGCCTCAAGGACGGCGAGCGTGTTTCCCAGATCTGGGATAAAGACCAACCGCCCAGCCTAGGGGACATTCAGTGGATAGACAATTGTGTCCTCGCCCGTCCGGGGGTGTTGCAACGCCCTGAAGCTCAGGAGGATAGAGCCAAGCCTAATCAAGGAGGCACAGGTCAAATCTACGAACCCACGGATCCAACAGAACAGCAAACGTGGCAAGATGCCCCGACAACAGGTTATGCCACGGCAATCAGGCGGCTGCGGATTCACCTAGAACCGGTGGAAATGCCCCAAGTTCCTGCCCTTGTTGATTTACTACAAGCCCTCAAGGATGCTGGCGGCACTGTGACATTGAGAGCCGAACTGGTTACTGAAAGTACCACTGGCCTCGACAAGAGTAAGCTGGCGCTAGTCGTCAAGGAACTACTTGCCCAACACGGCTTTGGCTACGACTGGCACGAAGAAAACTAA
- a CDS encoding DUF1156 domain-containing protein, with product MSHPRRLIESRLPLQPISEASAREKSIRHGHISTLHIWWTRKPLTASRAAVFATLVPDTDENYKLVEAIVPWEAVKDGNTPAIEKARQQILEAFGGTPPRVLDLFAGGGAIPLEALRLGCETYAVDLNPVAYLLLKGTLEYPQRYGQPNSRAIPEYIRARDAQNRTQQSLLLSGETGEWQQAYAQNPLATEVRYWGEWVLERARSELADFYPVDGDGKTPLAYLWARTVTCTNPTCRAEVPLVRQWWLAKKEKKRLALKPCVDTATKTITFDVVEVPAGATWPEEGTMQRDNAKCPICGSVAEGKYLRRQGCEGKMGQRLLAVVLSSEGREGKTYRVATQADYNRFLLASQQLQKTQTQVSLNNLSAIPEEPILEWSGVFNAPLYGMKRWGDLFNARQALALVTFAQWVRAAHTEMLQQGMEEEFAKAVTTYLSLILDRVIDKNASIVVWDNTRDNPTHVFSRQALPMVWDYAEINPLINNGWPNAAQWVWFSIQSLSFASILPVTVKRATATSLPFADNFFDAIVTDPPYYDAVPYADLSDFFYVWLRRTVGHLYPEHFRTPLTPKGQEIVQNPVRHSGDNDKAKAFFETMMQQAFQEMHRVLKPRGKATIVFAHKSTDAWETLISALIAAGFQVQASWPLHTEMQTRLRARNSAALASSTFLSCTKREGGQRGLFTSVRNQMQASIRPRLEQFWQAGIRGADFFMSAIGPGLEAYSAYDVVQRADGRAVTVGELLMEVRKIVLEFALEQVLGTTSVADVDSPTQFALLALWAYGNELPSDEARKLAQSTGVELSELGSLVQIKGEKTLLPSAKERSQKDKNFGFGEAVPIIDALHRSLLLLPEEGREGVAKYLDEVGYLQQPSFWVVTQALADILDDRLLHEFLAYRESLPQLIQPDQGQLSL from the coding sequence ATGTCGCACCCTCGTCGCCTCATTGAGTCCCGCTTGCCCCTACAACCCATCTCCGAGGCCTCCGCCCGCGAAAAGTCCATTCGCCACGGCCACATTTCTACGCTCCACATCTGGTGGACTAGAAAACCCCTAACAGCTAGTCGAGCAGCAGTCTTTGCCACACTGGTGCCAGATACTGACGAAAACTACAAGCTGGTGGAGGCGATTGTCCCTTGGGAGGCGGTTAAAGATGGCAACACCCCGGCCATTGAGAAGGCGCGGCAGCAAATTTTAGAAGCTTTTGGTGGTACACCCCCACGGGTATTGGATCTCTTTGCCGGGGGTGGGGCGATTCCCCTTGAGGCCTTGCGCTTGGGCTGTGAAACCTATGCCGTGGATTTGAATCCTGTAGCCTATTTGCTGCTGAAAGGGACACTGGAATACCCCCAACGCTATGGCCAGCCCAATAGCCGTGCGATTCCTGAATACATTCGCGCCCGTGATGCCCAAAACCGCACCCAACAATCTTTGCTGCTCAGTGGTGAGACGGGGGAATGGCAGCAGGCCTATGCCCAAAATCCCTTGGCCACGGAAGTGCGTTATTGGGGCGAGTGGGTATTGGAGCGAGCACGCTCAGAACTAGCGGACTTTTATCCAGTAGATGGCGATGGCAAGACGCCGCTAGCCTATCTCTGGGCACGGACAGTGACGTGTACGAACCCCACCTGTCGAGCCGAAGTCCCGCTTGTGCGCCAATGGTGGCTAGCGAAAAAAGAGAAAAAGCGCCTTGCCCTCAAACCCTGCGTGGATACAGCAACGAAAACCATCACCTTTGATGTGGTGGAAGTCCCTGCGGGAGCCACTTGGCCAGAGGAGGGCACGATGCAACGCGACAATGCCAAGTGCCCAATTTGTGGTTCTGTTGCTGAGGGGAAGTACCTGCGCCGCCAAGGCTGTGAAGGCAAAATGGGGCAAAGACTGTTAGCCGTTGTGCTGTCGAGTGAAGGCAGAGAAGGGAAAACCTATCGTGTTGCTACCCAAGCAGATTACAACAGGTTTCTTTTAGCTAGTCAGCAATTACAGAAGACTCAGACCCAAGTTTCTTTGAACAACCTATCTGCCATTCCTGAAGAACCAATTTTGGAGTGGTCGGGTGTTTTCAATGCGCCATTGTACGGAATGAAGAGATGGGGAGACCTCTTTAACGCGCGGCAAGCCTTGGCCTTGGTCACGTTTGCCCAGTGGGTTCGCGCTGCCCACACGGAAATGCTGCAACAGGGCATGGAGGAGGAGTTCGCAAAGGCAGTCACAACCTACTTGAGCCTAATTCTTGATCGTGTGATTGACAAAAATGCTTCCATTGTTGTTTGGGACAACACACGGGATAACCCAACTCACGTTTTCTCGCGTCAAGCTCTACCCATGGTTTGGGATTATGCGGAAATTAATCCCTTAATTAATAATGGTTGGCCTAACGCAGCTCAGTGGGTTTGGTTCTCTATTCAATCGCTTTCTTTTGCAAGTATCTTGCCTGTTACTGTAAAACGCGCAACTGCCACATCTCTTCCCTTTGCCGACAACTTCTTTGATGCCATTGTCACCGATCCCCCCTACTACGATGCTGTGCCCTATGCTGACCTCTCGGACTTTTTCTATGTCTGGCTGCGGCGCACCGTCGGGCATCTCTATCCAGAGCACTTTCGCACCCCCCTCACCCCCAAAGGCCAAGAAATTGTCCAAAATCCCGTCCGCCACAGTGGTGACAACGACAAGGCCAAAGCTTTCTTTGAAACCATGATGCAGCAGGCCTTTCAGGAAATGCACCGCGTCCTCAAACCACGGGGAAAAGCCACCATTGTCTTTGCCCACAAAAGCACCGATGCTTGGGAAACCCTGATTAGCGCCCTCATTGCCGCTGGCTTTCAGGTGCAAGCCTCATGGCCACTGCATACAGAAATGCAAACACGCCTACGGGCACGCAACTCAGCGGCACTGGCCTCTTCAACATTCCTCAGTTGCACCAAGCGGGAGGGTGGTCAGCGGGGCTTGTTCACCAGTGTGCGCAATCAGATGCAAGCGTCGATTCGGCCTCGCCTAGAGCAGTTTTGGCAAGCGGGGATTCGTGGCGCGGACTTTTTCATGTCGGCGATCGGCCCAGGGCTAGAGGCCTACAGTGCCTACGATGTGGTGCAACGTGCCGATGGTCGGGCAGTCACCGTGGGCGAACTCTTGATGGAGGTACGCAAAATTGTGCTGGAGTTTGCCCTTGAGCAGGTGCTGGGGACAACAAGTGTCGCTGATGTGGATAGCCCGACGCAATTTGCCCTCTTGGCACTGTGGGCCTATGGCAATGAGTTGCCCTCCGATGAAGCCCGCAAGCTGGCCCAAAGTACCGGGGTGGAGTTGAGTGAGCTGGGCAGTCTAGTGCAGATCAAGGGAGAAAAGACCCTCTTGCCCAGTGCCAAGGAACGCAGCCAAAAGGACAAGAACTTTGGGTTTGGTGAGGCGGTACCCATCATTGATGCCCTGCATCGGTCACTGTTGCTGCTGCCAGAGGAAGGCCGCGAGGGGGTTGCCAAGTACCTCGACGAGGTGGGGTATCTTCAGCAGCCGAGTTTTTGGGTGGTGACCCAAGCCCTTGCCGATATTCTCGATGACCGTTTGCTCCATGAATTCCTCGCCTATCGCGAAAGTCTGCCGCAACTGATTCAACCTGATCAAGGACAACTCAGCCTATGA
- a CDS encoding ADP-ribosylglycohydrolase family protein → MHTLEASLWCLLTSQSYLEAVLKAVNLGGDTDTTATVTGGIAALVFELGDVPADWWQTLARYQDIVALGQRLGQSISEN, encoded by the coding sequence GTGCATACCCTTGAGGCCTCATTGTGGTGTCTCTTGACTAGTCAATCCTATTTGGAGGCGGTGCTGAAGGCAGTCAACTTGGGGGGTGATACCGATACAACAGCAACAGTGACAGGCGGCATTGCTGCGCTTGTCTTTGAGCTTGGCGATGTGCCTGCGGATTGGTGGCAGACCTTGGCACGCTACCAAGACATCGTGGCCTTGGGGCAGCGGCTTGGCCAATCCATCTCAGAAAACTAA